One region of Carya illinoinensis cultivar Pawnee chromosome 8, C.illinoinensisPawnee_v1, whole genome shotgun sequence genomic DNA includes:
- the LOC122318827 gene encoding tubby-like F-box protein 3: protein MSLKSFIQDIRGEFGSIPRKGFEVKFGYGMRSRSHLVVQDSLVQAIDALKQSCWSNLPPELLRDVLMRIEASEYTWPPRKNVVACAGVCRSWREIMKEIVKSPEVSGKLTFPISLKQPGPRDSLFQCYIRRNRSRQTYHLYLCLNEASTDGGKFLLAARRCRHPTHTDYIISLYSDDLSKGSSTYVGKLRSNFLGTKFTIYDAQPPHAGGVKMTKSRSIRLVDPRQIAPRVPAGNYPIAHISYELNVLGSRGPRRMQCVMDAIPASAVEPNGVAPTQTDFLLSSLDGFPSLPFFRSKSSRSESFQSGYLSSQSEAMLVLRNKGPRWHEQLQCWCLNFNGRVTIASVKNFQLVASPENGATGQEYENVILQFGKVGKDVFTMDYQYPISAFQAFAICLSSFDTKIACE, encoded by the exons ATGTCATTGAAGAGTTTTATTCAGGATATTAGGGGTGAGTTTGGGAGCATTCCGAGAAAAGGGTTTGAGGTGAAGTTCGGATATGGGATGAGATCAAGGTCGCACCTTGTAGTCCAGGATAGCTTGGTGCAAGCAATTGATGCTTTGAAGCAGAGCTGTTGGTCTAACTTGCCGCCGGAGCTTTTGAGGGATGTACTAATGAGAATAGAGGCCTCTGAATATACTTGGCCACCCCGAAAAAATGTAGTTGCTTGTGCTGGTGTTTGCCGGAGCTGGAGAGAAATTATGAAAGAAATTGTGAAATCCCCAGAAGTTTCGGGCAAGTTGACATTTCCAATCTCTTTGAAGCAG CCCGGGCCAAGAGACTCCCTCTTTCAATGTTACATCAGACGAAATCGTAGCAGACAAACATATCATCTTTACCTTTGCTTAAATGAAG CTTCAACTGATGGTGGCAAGTTCCTTCTTGCTGCACGGAGGTGTCGACACCCAACTCACACAGATTATATTATCTCTTTATATTCTGATGATTTGTCAAAGGGGAGTAGCACCTATGTCGGGAAGTTGAG ATCCAACTTTCTGGGGACCAAATTCACTATCTATGATGCACAACCTCCACATGCTGGAGGAGTGAAAATGACTAAAAGTCGTTCTATCAGGCTAGTTGATCCAAGGCAAATTGCCCCTAGAGTCCCTGCTGGCAACTATCCCATTGCCCATATTTCATACGAGTTAAATGTCTTGGGCTCCAG GGGTCCTAGGAGAATGCAATGTGTTATGGATGCCATTCCTGCCTCTGCTGTCGAGCCAAATGGTGTGGCTCCCACACAGACTGATTTCCTACTGAGTAGTCTGGATGGTTTTCCATCTCTCCCTTTCTTCAGATCAAAATCAAGCCGCTCAGAGAGTTTCCAATCTGGATATTTGTCTAGTCAGAGTGAGGCAATGCTGGTTTTAAGAAACAAGGGTCCTAGGTGGCATGAACAACTACAATGCTGGTGTCTGAACTTCAATGGACGTGTGACAATTGCTTCAGTAAAGAATTTTCAGCTGGTTGCTTCTCCTGAGAATGGAGCTACTGGGCAAGAGTATGAGAATGTCATTCTCCAGTTTGGCAAAGTGGGGAAGGATGTATTCACCATGGATTATCAATATCCAATCTCAGCTTTCCAGGCATTTGCCATATGTCTCAGCAGCTTTGACACAAAGATCGCCTGTGAATAA
- the LOC122318828 gene encoding uncharacterized protein LOC122318828, with product MKTMDLNASTALETLAWSLFRWWRGQLRHPYCRYLDMGPGGPGGPGWGPGPGGPGFGPRPGGFFGGFANGLCSMISSCFYCLCCCWLLQDCFGGPRGSYGPPSGPPPF from the exons ATGAAAACCATGGACCTCAACGCTTCGACG GCTCTGGAAACTCTTGCTTGGAGTCTCTTTCGGTGGTGGAGGGGGCAGCTGCGGCACCCTTACTGTAGATATCTAGACATGGGACCGGGGGGACCTGGTGGGCCTGGTTGGGGTCCTGGCCCTGGGGGACCTGGTTTTGGGCCTAGACCTGGTGGCTTCTTTGGTGGGTTTGCTAATGGTTTATGCAGCATGATATCTTCGTG TTTCTACTGCCTATGCTGTTGTTGGTTATTACAAGATTGCTTTGGTGGACCCCGTGGATCATATGGCCCTCCCAGTGGGCCTCCACCTTTCTGA
- the LOC122318896 gene encoding uncharacterized protein LOC122318896, which yields MLTATKLSSTTMYRDQDGAIEIDEDSGKDLDGGKAASCAGATVESGFGGLRLAGMVGSDDSDGGSATPPGEGNKGLMSGERAGEDTGALGNNAGAAEMVETLVLKFSLDAMANEEQAIKTANIANMDQKEAINDDEINCVIMNRNKNMFPRERVEEYGRNGRMVMKRG from the coding sequence ATGCTAACCGCCACCAAACTTAGCAGTACAACAATGTATAGAGACCAGGATGGAGCCATAGAAATTGATGAAGATTCCGGCAAAGATTTGGATGGTGGAAAGGCCGCATCATGTGCAGGAGCAACCGTAGAATCTGGGTTTGGAGGGCTCCGGCTAGCAGGGATGGTAGGCAGTGATGACTCGGATGGAGGAAGTGCCACACCACCAGGAGAAGGAAATAAGGGACTGATGTCTGGGGAAAGAGCTGGAGAGGACACAGGAGCACTTGGCAATAATGCAGGCGCAGCTGAAATGGTTGAAACACTCGTTCTCAAGTTTAGTTTAGATGCCATGGCTAATGAAGAGCAGGCCATCAAGACAGCTAACATTGCCAATATGGACCAAAAGGAAGCCATTAATGATGATGAAATCAATTGCGTGATAATGAACAGAAACAAAAATATGTTTCCCAGAGAGAGAGTGGAAGAATATGGGAGGAATGGGAGGATGGTCATGAAAAGGGGTTAA